One part of the Leclercia sp. LSNIH1 genome encodes these proteins:
- the bacA gene encoding undecaprenyl-diphosphate phosphatase, with the protein MSDMHSLLVAAILGVVEGLTEFLPVSSTGHMIIVGHLLGFEGETAKTFEVVIQLGSILAVVVMFWRRLFGLIGIHFGHPPHEGTGKGRLTLLHILLGMIPAVVLGLLLHDTIKSLFNPINVMYALVVGGILLIAAELLKPKEPRAPGLDDMTYRQAFMIGCFQCLALWPGFSRSGATISGGMLMGVSRYAASEFSFLLAVPMMMGATALDLYKSYHFLTAGDIPMFAVGFVTAFIVALIAIKTFLQLIKHISFIPFAIYRFIVAAAVYVVFF; encoded by the coding sequence ATGAGCGATATGCACTCCCTGCTGGTGGCAGCAATACTGGGTGTGGTCGAAGGATTGACAGAGTTTTTGCCGGTTTCCAGTACAGGCCATATGATCATTGTCGGCCATCTGCTGGGGTTCGAAGGCGAAACGGCGAAAACCTTTGAGGTAGTGATCCAGTTAGGATCCATTCTGGCGGTGGTGGTGATGTTCTGGCGTCGCCTGTTCGGCCTGATTGGCATCCACTTTGGTCATCCGCCGCATGAAGGCACAGGTAAAGGGCGTTTAACGCTGCTGCACATTCTGCTCGGGATGATTCCGGCGGTAGTGCTGGGTCTGTTACTCCACGACACCATCAAGTCGCTGTTTAACCCGATTAACGTGATGTATGCCCTGGTGGTCGGCGGTATCCTGCTAATTGCCGCCGAGCTGCTGAAGCCGAAAGAGCCCCGCGCGCCGGGTCTGGACGACATGACCTACCGTCAGGCGTTTATGATTGGCTGTTTCCAGTGTCTGGCACTGTGGCCGGGCTTCTCTCGCTCCGGGGCGACGATTTCAGGCGGGATGCTGATGGGCGTGAGCCGCTATGCGGCCTCTGAGTTCTCATTCCTGCTGGCGGTGCCGATGATGATGGGCGCCACCGCGCTCGATCTCTACAAGAGCTATCACTTCCTGACCGCGGGCGACATCCCGATGTTTGCCGTGGGCTTTGTCACCGCCTTTATCGTGGCGCTGATCGCCATCAAAACCTTCCTGCAACTGATCAAGCACATCTCGTTTATCCCGTTCGCCATCTATCGCTTTATC